Proteins from one Rosa chinensis cultivar Old Blush chromosome 7, RchiOBHm-V2, whole genome shotgun sequence genomic window:
- the LOC112177503 gene encoding uncharacterized protein LOC112177503, translated as MAPNTEEGITYMNLNNIQMLTGSNFKAWKSGVEFYLMMHDNMDLCFTDIEPYGVDATSSSDDKKYYRDWHRSNYRAKNVMRTTMSDTVRGSIEEPVLAVDYMEAIAEKFKESNKAEAARLSKEMNELKYTGSGGVRQHILKLTELNTRLRDLDLGVKDDQLVHNALDSLPSSFNTLRTSYNAQKESWTLNELIAI; from the exons ATGGCTCCTAATACTGAAGAAG GAATCACCTACATGAATTTGAACAATATCCAGATGCTTACTGGATCAAACTTTAAGGCCTGGAAGAGTGGTGTAGAGTTCTACCTAATGATGCATGACAACATGGATTTGTGTTTTACTGATATAGAGCCTTATGGAGTAGATGCAACTAGCTCATCCGATGACAAGAAATATTATCGAGACTGGCATAGGTCTAATTATAGGGCTAAGAATGTAATGAGAACTACCATGTCTGATACTGTGAGGGGTAGTATTGAAGAGCCTGTTTTGGCAGTTGACTATATGGAAGCAATAGCTGAAAAATTCAAGGAAAGCAATAAGGCAGAGGCAGCTAGACTTTCCAAGGAGATGAATGAGTTGAAGTATACTGGTAGTGGGGGTGTTAGGCAGCATATCTTGAAGCTCACTGAGCTTAACACTAGGCTCAGGGATTTAGATCTGGGAGTCAAGGATGACCAACTTGTCCACAATGCCTTAGATTCTCTACCATCTAGCTTCAATACCTTAAGAACTAGCTACAATGCACAGAAGGAGAGCTGGACCTTGAATGAGCTTATAGCTATTTGA